A segment of the Amycolatopsis thermophila genome:
CGGCCGGGCCGCGGACCTACCTAGGGGTCGCCACCGCCGGCTTCCCGAACCTGTTCATCATCACCGGACCCGGCAGTCCTTCCGTGCTGAGCAACATGATCGTGTCCATCGAGCAGCACGTCGAATGGGTCGCCGACTACCTCGAATACCTGCGGGACAAGGGTTTCACCCGGGTCGAGGCCGCGCTGGACGCCGAGGACCAGTGGGTCGACCACGTCAACGAGGTCGCCTCTGCGACCCTCTACCCGAAGGCCGCGTCCTGGTACCTCGGTGCGAACGTTCCGGGCAAACCGCGCGTGTTCATGCCCTACCTCGGCGGCGTGGACGTCTACCGCGGCATCTGCGACGACGTGGCGGGCAGTGACTACAAGGGATTCCTGCTCCAGGACTGACCCCGCCGGGAGACGGGCAGGTGGCTCGCTGCCTGCCCGTCTCCACGGCGCTGGGCCGCCGGCTCAGACGCCGAGCAGGCGGCCGAGCGTTTCGGCGTGGCGGGCGGGGTCGCCGAGCAGCCGCTCGCTACTCAACGCTCGCCGCAGGTACAGGTGCGCCTGGTGCTCCCAGGTGAACCCAACGCCACCGTGGATCTGGATGCTGTCCAGGCACGTGGCCAGGAACGCGCTTGTCGCGCTGCTGCCGGCCAGCGCCGACGCGAGCTCGAGCGCTTCCGGTCGCACGTCCGCGACCTTCGCCGCGTAGTCGACCGCCGCCCGCGCGCACCGGAGCCGCACCAGCAACTCGGCGCACTTGTGCTTGATGGCCTGGAAGCTGCCGATGGGACGCCCGAACTGCACTCGGTCGAGCGAGTACTCGACCGTCATCTCCAGCACACGCTCGCCGGCGCCGGTTTGCTCGGCGGCCAGCACCACCGTCGCGAGGCGGCGCACGTCCCGCAGTACCTCGATCGCGGCACCCGGTTCCCCGAACCGGCGTGCCGGGACGCCGTTCAGCTCCAGCGCCGCCTGCGGCCGCGTCCAGTCCAAACCGGACAGCGCCGTCCGCCCGACATCGGCCGAGCGGGTGTCGACCAGGTACAGGCTGCCGTCGGCAGGCACGACGACGAGATCAGCGGTGGCACCGTCGAGCACCGCATCCAGCTTGCCGGTGAGCCGGATTTCACCGTCGACACTTGT
Coding sequences within it:
- a CDS encoding acyl-CoA dehydrogenase family protein yields the protein MNELSVDESVDFRATPELVELARTVRRFLDKHAPVAAPAEPPSYDAKVWHLACDQLELAALALPERFGGAGFGVTEQAVVASEMGRALLASPYFASVVLAANALLASGDDDVCDEVLPGVARGTTTAAVAWQQCDTTSVDGEIRLTGKLDAVLDGATADLVVVPADGSLYLVDTRSADVGRTALSGLDWTRPQAALELNGVPARRFGEPGAAIEVLRDVRRLATVVLAAEQTGAGERVLEMTVEYSLDRVQFGRPIGSFQAIKHKCAELLVRLRCARAAVDYAAKVADVRPEALELASALAGSSATSAFLATCLDSIQIHGGVGFTWEHQAHLYLRRALSSERLLGDPARHAETLGRLLGV